A genomic stretch from Telmatocola sphagniphila includes:
- a CDS encoding TetR/AcrR family transcriptional regulator, with amino-acid sequence MVRQDKVSETRERILETADRLFYEHGMRTVGIDRIVAEADVAKMSLYKYFPSKDDLILACLQHREETVQKFFTEALARHEKRGQDKLRALFSSLKEWFSSDSFRGCAFQNAVVELADPSHPGTEFARSYKKRFQDFLVELVKGSVGNSAAKNVPAINLLIEGAIVTAVIQNNASVLDVAREAALKLLNLDK; translated from the coding sequence ATGGTGCGACAAGACAAAGTTTCTGAAACCCGCGAACGCATTCTTGAGACGGCCGATCGGTTGTTCTACGAACACGGGATGCGGACCGTCGGTATTGACCGGATTGTGGCCGAGGCCGATGTCGCTAAGATGAGCCTTTACAAGTATTTCCCTTCCAAAGACGATTTGATTCTGGCCTGTTTGCAGCACCGCGAAGAAACCGTCCAAAAGTTCTTCACCGAGGCACTCGCCCGGCATGAGAAACGAGGCCAGGACAAGTTACGGGCTCTCTTCTCCTCTCTAAAGGAATGGTTCAGCAGCGACTCCTTTCGCGGCTGTGCATTTCAAAACGCCGTCGTGGAATTGGCCGATCCCAGTCATCCCGGAACGGAATTTGCTCGAAGCTACAAGAAGCGATTCCAGGATTTTCTGGTAGAACTTGTAAAGGGTTCTGTGGGCAATTCTGCCGCGAAGAACGTCCCAGCCATAAATCTCTTAATCGAAGGGGCGATTGTGACGGCGGTGATCCAGAACAATGCGAGCGTCCTAGACGTCGCTCGGGAAGCCGCCTTGAAACTGCTTAACCTCGATAAATAA
- a CDS encoding carboxymuconolactone decarboxylase family protein — MPRINALAPESATGHTQELFTSIKSKLGVVPNLMKTMGHSPALLEAYLQFSGKLGGGVLPAKVREQISLAVGQKNDCDYCVSAHSAIGKKLGLSTEQILDSRHGISQDPKTAAILTFSQRIIEKQGHVSDADVQDVRTAGVTDAEIVEIVGNVALNIFTNYFNHISDTEIDFPRAEALKA, encoded by the coding sequence ATGCCTCGAATCAATGCACTGGCCCCCGAAAGCGCCACCGGCCACACTCAGGAGCTGTTCACCTCGATCAAGAGCAAATTGGGCGTAGTCCCTAATCTGATGAAGACGATGGGGCATTCCCCCGCTTTGTTAGAGGCCTACCTTCAGTTCAGCGGCAAGCTGGGAGGTGGTGTTCTGCCCGCTAAGGTTCGGGAGCAGATCTCGCTCGCCGTGGGACAGAAAAACGACTGCGACTACTGCGTATCGGCCCATTCCGCAATTGGTAAAAAACTTGGGCTTTCGACTGAACAGATCCTAGATAGCCGACATGGCATCTCTCAAGATCCTAAAACAGCCGCGATTCTCACTTTCAGTCAGCGGATCATCGAAAAGCAGGGACATGTCTCCGATGCCGATGTCCAGGACGTCCGCACGGCCGGCGTGACTGATGCGGAAATTGTTGAAATTGTCGGGAATGTCGCCCTGAATATCTTCACGAACTATTTCAACCACATTTCCGATACGGAAATCGACTTCCCTCGCGCGGAAGCACTGAAGGCTTAA
- a CDS encoding Gfo/Idh/MocA family protein, translating to MHFNRRTFLQASAVAVPSVYLPQVTRASANERINVGFIGMGVQSRGHMYGLLNAENVQVVAVSDVVVARREDAQKKVNAHYEKKAKGTYKGCAAVNDFREIIDRKDIDAVVICTPDHWHAIPCILAARAKKDIYCEKPLTHDIAEGRRIVEEAAKTQVIFQTGSQQRSEFGGHFRKAVELVRNGRIGKVKTIKIGVGAPNKPCDLATEKIPEGTDWEFWLGPAPERGYNKILCPEGIHNHYPAWRNYREFAGGGVADMGAHHFDIAQWALDMDNSGPTKILPPANNALMGLKLVYSNGVEMIHEYQDKAPHKDCVFIGEKGTIYVSRAGISSDPEEIVKTPIGEKEYHVYPSKSHIGNWVDCIRSRKPTICPAEVGHRTATICHLVNIGYQLHKNLTWDPVAERFDDAEANKLISREPRAQWKI from the coding sequence ATGCACTTCAATCGTCGGACTTTTCTGCAGGCTTCCGCGGTCGCTGTCCCCAGTGTTTATCTGCCGCAGGTGACTCGCGCTTCCGCGAACGAACGAATCAACGTCGGCTTCATCGGCATGGGCGTGCAATCGCGCGGCCACATGTATGGCTTGCTGAACGCGGAAAACGTTCAGGTGGTCGCGGTGTCGGATGTGGTCGTAGCTCGCCGGGAGGATGCCCAGAAGAAAGTAAACGCCCATTACGAGAAGAAAGCCAAAGGCACTTACAAAGGCTGCGCGGCAGTTAACGATTTCCGCGAAATCATCGACCGCAAGGACATCGATGCCGTGGTGATCTGCACGCCCGACCACTGGCATGCAATTCCCTGTATCCTCGCTGCCCGGGCCAAGAAAGATATTTATTGCGAAAAACCGCTGACGCACGACATCGCCGAAGGACGCCGTATCGTCGAAGAAGCAGCGAAAACGCAGGTGATTTTTCAAACCGGCAGCCAGCAGCGCAGCGAATTCGGTGGCCACTTCCGCAAAGCCGTGGAACTGGTTCGCAATGGCCGGATTGGCAAAGTAAAGACGATCAAAATTGGTGTCGGAGCCCCGAATAAACCCTGCGATCTCGCAACCGAGAAAATTCCCGAAGGAACCGATTGGGAATTCTGGCTCGGGCCAGCACCCGAACGAGGCTACAACAAAATCCTCTGTCCCGAAGGCATTCACAACCATTACCCGGCCTGGCGAAATTATCGCGAATTCGCGGGTGGCGGCGTAGCCGATATGGGAGCTCACCATTTCGATATCGCCCAGTGGGCGCTCGACATGGATAACTCCGGGCCGACCAAAATCCTACCCCCGGCCAACAATGCTTTGATGGGTTTGAAACTGGTCTATTCCAACGGCGTCGAAATGATTCACGAATATCAGGATAAGGCGCCCCACAAAGACTGCGTGTTCATCGGCGAAAAAGGGACCATTTACGTTTCCCGCGCCGGAATCTCCAGCGACCCGGAAGAGATTGTCAAAACGCCAATTGGGGAAAAGGAATACCACGTTTACCCGTCCAAGAGTCATATCGGGAACTGGGTGGATTGTATCCGCAGCCGCAAGCCGACGATCTGCCCGGCCGAAGTCGGCCATCGCACGGCCACCATCTGCCACTTGGTGAATATCGGCTATCAGCTGCATAAAAATCTGACCTGGGATCCGGTCGCCGAGCGATTCGACGATGCGGAGGCGAACAAATTGATCAGCCGGGAACCGCGCGCCCAGTGGAAGATTTAA